A genomic segment from Desulfurella amilsii encodes:
- the atpG gene encoding ATP synthase F1 subunit gamma: MSSRDIKRKINSIGKTQQITKAMKMVAAAKLRKIQHTALQFRPYMEKFEEIIQYLSEYTPPYENKFLFIRDVKSVDIIVVASDKGLCGGFNHNIIKETENLVKSISSKNKSVSITVIGKKVYDYFHFKGLETKHFYTGMLKNEARFIDAKKIMSVAIKDFLDEKTDEVYIIYNKFVNMLVQRPTVKKVLPISFESEDDREQKYEKFTFEPSKEAVLDEILLKYVYMSLYDSFLESLAGEYAARMLAMEAATKNAQDMIKKLTLFYNKARQAAITKELIEITTSIEAMK, encoded by the coding sequence ATGTCAAGTAGGGATATTAAAAGAAAAATAAACAGCATAGGCAAAACACAGCAAATAACTAAAGCCATGAAAATGGTAGCTGCTGCAAAACTTAGAAAAATTCAACATACAGCTTTGCAGTTTAGGCCATATATGGAAAAATTTGAAGAAATAATACAGTATTTGTCTGAGTACACACCGCCGTATGAAAATAAATTTCTTTTTATAAGGGATGTGAAATCCGTTGATATTATAGTTGTAGCATCAGACAAAGGCCTATGCGGTGGCTTTAATCACAATATCATTAAAGAAACAGAGAATCTAGTAAAAAGCATTTCATCTAAGAATAAGTCTGTGTCTATAACAGTTATAGGTAAAAAAGTTTACGATTATTTTCACTTTAAAGGCTTAGAAACAAAGCATTTCTACACAGGTATGCTCAAAAATGAAGCAAGGTTTATTGATGCAAAAAAGATTATGAGTGTCGCCATTAAAGATTTTCTCGATGAAAAAACAGACGAAGTCTACATTATATACAATAAGTTTGTAAATATGCTTGTTCAAAGACCTACTGTTAAGAAAGTTTTGCCTATTAGTTTTGAAAGTGAAGATGATCGAGAGCAAAAATACGAAAAATTTACATTTGAACCTTCTAAAGAAGCGGTTTTGGATGAAATACTGTTAAAGTATGTCTACATGTCACTTTATGATAGTTTCTTAGAGTCGCTTGCAGGCGAATATGCAGCCAGAATGCTTGCTATGGAAGCAGCTACAAAGAATGCCCAAGATATGATTAAAAAGTTAACATTGTTTTATAATAAAGCTAGACAAGCTGCCATTACAAAAGAACTAATAGAGATAACAACAAGCATAGAAGCAATGAAATAA
- the atpA gene encoding F0F1 ATP synthase subunit alpha produces MNIKPSEISEIIAKEIEQAKDFVEVSEVGKVLSVGDGIARIYGLTNVMANELIEFQNGVVGMALNLEEDNVGAVILGEDTGIKEGDSVKRTGKITQVPVGDALVGRVVDALGNPIDGMGPINSQHYRRIEIKAPGIVKRQPVKEPLQTGIKAIDTMIPIGRGQRELIIGDRQVGKTQIALDTIVNQKGENVYCIYVAIGQKRSTIARMKKQLENLGAMEYTTIVAATASDPAPLQYLAPYAGVTMGEHFRDNGKHALLIYDDLSKHAQAYRQMSLLLRRPPGREAYPGDVFYLHSRLLERAAKLSDELGGGSLTALPIIETQAGDISAYIPTNVISITDGQIFLEADLFYAGIRPAVNVGLSVSRVGGAAQIKAMKQVAGMLRLSLAQYRELAAFAQFGSDLDKLTLQQLNRGSKLVEVLKQPPFAPITVHKQILIIYAGNNGFLDDLPNKALKKYEEELYKFIETKYPDIFQELKDKRTINDELKSKMDKALEEFKTIFRA; encoded by the coding sequence ATGAATATCAAACCTAGCGAAATTAGTGAAATAATCGCTAAAGAAATAGAACAAGCCAAAGACTTTGTTGAAGTTAGCGAAGTTGGTAAAGTTTTGAGCGTTGGTGACGGCATAGCGCGTATATACGGCCTAACAAATGTTATGGCCAATGAGCTTATTGAATTCCAAAATGGCGTAGTTGGTATGGCTCTAAACCTCGAGGAAGATAATGTAGGTGCTGTTATATTAGGTGAAGATACTGGCATTAAAGAAGGTGATTCTGTAAAAAGAACCGGCAAGATTACACAGGTGCCAGTAGGGGATGCGCTAGTTGGTAGAGTTGTAGATGCACTGGGAAACCCTATTGATGGTATGGGTCCCATTAATTCTCAACACTATAGAAGGATAGAAATTAAAGCCCCCGGTATTGTTAAAAGGCAGCCCGTAAAAGAGCCGCTTCAGACAGGTATCAAAGCAATAGATACGATGATTCCAATAGGTAGAGGCCAAAGGGAATTGATTATTGGTGATAGGCAAGTAGGCAAAACTCAAATAGCGCTGGATACCATTGTTAACCAGAAAGGGGAAAATGTTTACTGTATATATGTAGCCATTGGGCAAAAACGCTCTACTATAGCCCGAATGAAAAAGCAATTGGAAAATTTAGGCGCTATGGAATATACCACAATCGTTGCAGCAACTGCTTCAGATCCAGCCCCACTACAGTATTTAGCCCCATATGCTGGCGTTACAATGGGTGAGCATTTTAGGGACAATGGAAAACACGCTTTATTGATATACGATGATTTAAGCAAACATGCTCAAGCATACAGACAAATGTCTTTGCTGCTTAGAAGACCACCGGGCAGAGAAGCTTATCCAGGTGATGTATTTTACCTTCACTCAAGACTACTTGAGAGAGCGGCCAAATTGTCGGATGAATTAGGTGGAGGTTCTCTAACTGCCCTACCAATTATTGAAACGCAAGCAGGCGATATCTCAGCCTATATTCCTACAAACGTTATATCTATTACAGACGGTCAAATATTCTTGGAAGCAGACTTATTCTACGCAGGTATTAGACCTGCTGTAAATGTAGGTCTGTCTGTATCAAGGGTTGGTGGTGCAGCTCAGATTAAAGCTATGAAACAGGTTGCTGGTATGCTTAGACTTTCGCTTGCTCAGTACAGAGAGCTTGCAGCATTTGCTCAGTTTGGAAGCGACCTTGACAAATTAACCCTTCAACAGCTAAACCGAGGTTCAAAGCTTGTAGAAGTGTTAAAACAGCCTCCTTTTGCCCCGATTACGGTTCATAAGCAGATACTCATTATATATGCGGGCAATAACGGCTTTTTAGATGATTTACCAAATAAAGCTTTAAAAAAATACGAAGAAGAGCTTTATAAGTTTATTGAAACCAAATATCCGGATATATTTCAAGAGTTGAAAGATAAAAGGACAATCAATGACGAGCTAAAGTCAAAAATGGATAAAGCTTTAGAAGAATTCAAAACTATATTTAGGGCTTGA
- the atpH gene encoding ATP synthase F1 subunit delta — protein MINKIISLRYARALEKVCKFKSISLDSAYSDLSKVCAVFQENKKLLELLKVSIYPMENKLSILKDISDGVVYNLLKFMVINGRIGLIFDVLDSFNQLMLQSQNKAKAVVTSAIELVSNEKKVLSDIFSKISGKMLDFEFFADKNLIGGIVVEIEGKIYDGSIKTYLSNIANRLNNLNISQGGNG, from the coding sequence ATGATAAATAAGATAATTTCTCTAAGGTATGCAAGGGCTCTAGAAAAAGTTTGCAAGTTTAAGTCTATTAGTTTGGACTCTGCTTATAGTGATTTAAGTAAAGTTTGCGCGGTGTTTCAAGAAAATAAAAAATTGCTCGAATTGTTGAAAGTTTCTATTTATCCAATGGAAAACAAGCTGTCAATACTCAAAGATATCTCAGACGGTGTTGTTTATAACTTGCTAAAGTTTATGGTGATAAACGGAAGGATAGGGCTTATTTTCGATGTGCTCGATAGTTTTAACCAATTAATGCTTCAAAGCCAAAACAAAGCAAAAGCTGTAGTTACAAGCGCTATTGAGCTTGTCAGCAATGAAAAAAAAGTATTGTCTGATATCTTTTCCAAAATCTCAGGTAAGATGCTGGATTTTGAGTTTTTTGCAGATAAAAACTTAATAGGCGGCATTGTAGTTGAAATAGAAGGTAAAATTTACGATGGCAGTATAAAGACCTACTTATCAAATATAGCCAATAGACTAAATAATTTGAACATTTCTCAAGGAGGGAATGGATGA
- a CDS encoding ATP synthase F0 subunit B, which produces MKFIYSLVILVATPIAAFASQSEAGSAHMVWRVIDFIIFAALIVYFVRKPIVNYFKNRKKQIFEEIENAKKAKEEAQSALSEAQSLLSKLSSEVESIINIYKQMGEKEKEDYANAAKELEEIFKKRIEQEKAMILNKAYKNFIEKIISKAIAKARQQFLSLNEQDLRNINKRYFDSFGVEYDK; this is translated from the coding sequence ATGAAATTCATTTATTCTTTGGTAATTTTAGTTGCAACGCCCATTGCTGCTTTTGCAAGTCAATCCGAAGCAGGCAGTGCACACATGGTCTGGCGTGTTATCGATTTCATTATTTTTGCTGCTTTAATTGTCTATTTTGTGCGAAAGCCCATCGTAAATTACTTCAAAAACCGAAAAAAACAAATATTTGAAGAGATAGAAAATGCCAAGAAAGCCAAAGAAGAAGCTCAAAGTGCGCTTAGTGAGGCTCAAAGTTTGTTATCTAAACTTTCAAGTGAAGTTGAAAGCATAATAAATATTTACAAACAAATGGGCGAAAAAGAGAAAGAGGATTACGCTAATGCTGCAAAAGAGCTTGAAGAAATTTTTAAAAAGCGCATAGAGCAAGAAAAAGCTATGATTTTAAATAAAGCTTACAAGAACTTTATTGAGAAAATCATATCAAAAGCCATTGCAAAAGCAAGACAGCAGTTTTTATCTTTGAATGAACAAGATCTGCGCAATATAAACAAACGCTACTTTGATTCTTTCGGGGTTGAGTATGATAAATAA
- a CDS encoding ATP synthase F0 subunit B: protein MISVNLVWQFILAQMLGFTILLFILNVLLYKPVLEMIKKRQEFVSNLLAESQKLKEEVKLKLQQYNQEKLNVEEEGKRIFNSMLEEAKKIKEEKLSQINELFKKEQAAFSSTTEQDIQKEAQNIDSIANQISSLLLKNIVKSEG, encoded by the coding sequence GTGATAAGCGTTAATTTGGTTTGGCAGTTTATACTGGCACAAATGCTTGGTTTTACCATTTTGCTTTTTATTCTCAATGTCCTTTTATATAAACCTGTGCTTGAAATGATTAAAAAAAGGCAAGAGTTTGTTTCAAATTTGTTAGCTGAAAGTCAAAAGCTAAAAGAAGAAGTAAAACTAAAACTACAGCAGTACAATCAAGAAAAACTCAATGTAGAAGAAGAAGGCAAGAGGATATTTAACTCTATGCTTGAAGAAGCTAAGAAGATAAAAGAAGAAAAACTCTCTCAAATAAATGAGCTGTTTAAGAAAGAACAGGCGGCTTTTTCCAGCACTACTGAGCAAGATATACAAAAAGAAGCTCAAAACATCGATTCTATTGCGAACCAAATATCGAGCCTTCTGTTGAAAAATATTGTAAAAAGTGAGGGCTAG
- a CDS encoding cupin domain-containing protein, translated as MAKNAIFIRTPEISWTPASSIYGESVLYNGKEIVFVKQLTNRLEQGKGVAYLIKLIPPESKIIRTVAVASSDEHVYILEGGYCYRNGEQRLFPGDYVLNPEGHPHAALVNIETVALVVCTGATDEVKEITVIEPKL; from the coding sequence ATGGCAAAAAACGCTATTTTTATCAGGACGCCCGAAATAAGCTGGACGCCCGCAAGTTCTATTTACGGCGAATCCGTATTGTACAACGGTAAAGAAATAGTTTTTGTAAAACAGTTGACTAACAGGCTTGAACAGGGAAAAGGAGTAGCTTATTTAATTAAACTCATCCCTCCTGAAAGCAAAATAATTAGAACGGTAGCCGTTGCCAGTTCAGACGAACACGTTTATATACTTGAAGGGGGATACTGTTACAGGAACGGAGAGCAAAGATTATTCCCCGGAGATTATGTATTGAATCCCGAAGGTCATCCGCATGCCGCTTTAGTTAATATTGAAACGGTGGCTCTTGTAGTATGCACTGGAGCAACGGACGAGGTAAAGGAAATTACTGTGATAGAACCGAAACTTTAA
- a CDS encoding geranylgeranyl reductase family protein produces MFYDCIVVGAGPAGSTAAKILSQCGYKVLIIDSKAFPRVKLCGGCVSAKIIDYIPNIGDLSEKIAFKAILSYKKSACLSIESTEPFAYFVDRKVFDNYLLESAVKSGCKFENEKLIALSYDDTMIEVYTSKNHYKSKYLIGADGANSTVRKILHIKPKFTIKTLQGKSNTLIDYINVDIGFGKINYYWSFPQNQACGIASPKKNINKLFYKYYKTDDVFDVKGYFIPIAFSKNNLGKSNILLVGDAACLADPFSLEGIYNAIYSAHLAAASILSFPKNPYEAYVCLASKILEGNKYSYYISQIVAKFPYFVFSKLSKGNESVLADYLKGAKSSKDLFWLLLKNLYKKTIK; encoded by the coding sequence ATGTTTTATGATTGTATTGTGGTAGGTGCAGGCCCAGCGGGCTCTACAGCTGCAAAAATTTTATCTCAATGTGGCTATAAAGTTTTAATTATTGATTCAAAAGCTTTTCCAAGAGTTAAATTGTGCGGTGGTTGTGTTTCTGCAAAAATTATCGATTACATACCAAATATTGGCGATTTGTCAGAGAAAATAGCTTTTAAAGCTATTTTAAGCTATAAAAAAAGTGCTTGTTTGAGTATAGAATCAACAGAGCCTTTTGCCTATTTTGTTGATAGAAAAGTATTTGACAACTACTTACTTGAGAGCGCAGTAAAAAGCGGTTGTAAATTTGAAAATGAAAAATTAATAGCCTTAAGTTACGATGATACCATGATAGAAGTATATACTAGCAAGAACCATTACAAGTCAAAATATCTAATAGGTGCCGATGGTGCAAACTCAACGGTAAGAAAAATTTTGCATATAAAGCCAAAGTTTACAATAAAAACTTTACAAGGCAAAAGCAATACTTTAATAGATTATATAAATGTTGACATAGGATTTGGGAAAATCAATTATTATTGGTCTTTTCCTCAAAATCAAGCATGTGGCATTGCATCACCCAAAAAGAATATAAACAAACTTTTTTACAAATATTATAAAACAGATGATGTTTTTGATGTTAAAGGTTATTTTATACCTATCGCTTTTTCTAAAAATAACTTAGGGAAAAGTAATATTTTACTCGTTGGCGACGCGGCATGTTTAGCTGACCCCTTTAGTTTAGAAGGCATATATAACGCAATTTACAGTGCCCATTTAGCTGCAGCTTCCATTTTGAGTTTTCCTAAAAACCCCTATGAAGCTTATGTGTGCCTTGCAAGCAAAATTTTAGAAGGTAATAAGTATAGTTACTATATATCCCAGATAGTTGCAAAGTTTCCTTATTTCGTTTTTTCAAAACTATCAAAAGGCAATGAAAGCGTATTGGCTGATTATTTGAAAGGGGCAAAAAGCTCAAAAGATTTATTTTGGCTACTATTAAAGAATTTATATAAAAAAACGATTAAATAA
- a CDS encoding ATP-binding protein: MNDFVFTGKISINEFCSHITYWKSACNECIKACPFEALAIDFNNKVVVLDCIGCGVCYSACENDAIDLNRNLDIEIIKSVEKPSFGCIFAQGENKLSCIARLSENLIDYFVLKFGYINIYTGDCNDCKFKNSLKVFEKNLNKAREILKALDMSTESIKITQAKSSEPFEPNLGIPRRNIFKIKGNLPKRNFLIELVKENIKNRACYNGTINLSINDNCDFCSICESVCPKGAIIIEKDQTAAIYFNPSVCSACKNCIDACPKNAISEEKAFVDDLIPKALKLCEKPKKICSCGNVYYTDAEICPECEIKNKKKEELLSYVKDLF, translated from the coding sequence ATGAACGATTTTGTATTTACAGGAAAAATCAGCATAAATGAGTTTTGCTCCCACATCACTTACTGGAAAAGTGCCTGCAATGAGTGTATAAAGGCTTGTCCATTTGAAGCTTTAGCTATCGATTTTAATAATAAGGTAGTTGTTTTGGATTGTATTGGCTGTGGTGTATGCTATAGCGCTTGCGAAAACGACGCAATTGATTTGAATCGAAATTTGGATATTGAAATCATTAAAAGTGTAGAAAAGCCTTCGTTTGGTTGTATTTTTGCGCAAGGCGAAAACAAATTATCGTGCATTGCAAGGTTATCTGAAAATTTGATTGATTATTTTGTATTGAAGTTTGGTTATATTAACATTTACACAGGTGATTGCAATGATTGTAAATTCAAAAACTCACTTAAAGTTTTTGAAAAAAATCTAAACAAAGCAAGAGAAATCCTAAAAGCTTTGGATATGAGCACTGAATCAATCAAAATTACACAAGCCAAATCAAGCGAGCCATTTGAGCCAAACCTTGGTATACCAAGGAGGAATATATTTAAAATAAAAGGAAATTTACCCAAAAGAAATTTTTTGATTGAGCTTGTAAAAGAAAATATCAAAAATCGCGCTTGTTATAACGGCACAATAAACCTATCAATAAACGATAATTGTGATTTTTGTTCAATTTGTGAGTCAGTGTGTCCAAAAGGTGCTATAATTATAGAAAAAGATCAAACAGCCGCAATTTATTTTAACCCCTCTGTGTGCAGCGCTTGCAAAAATTGCATCGATGCGTGTCCAAAAAACGCCATATCTGAAGAAAAAGCCTTCGTAGATGATTTAATACCGAAAGCACTAAAGCTTTGTGAAAAACCGAAAAAAATTTGTTCTTGTGGCAATGTTTACTATACTGATGCTGAAATTTGTCCAGAATGTGAGATCAAAAACAAAAAAAAGGAAGAATTACTCAGCTACGTAAAAGATTTATTTTAA
- a CDS encoding chloride channel protein, giving the protein MSNFSVIKIQFYKLTKGLGFLISSQSHFLKWLILGAIVGIVAGFGALVFYYSIKLAEWFFLHYLLGAVLPLPKGEGVSEVFVIKRTFLIPFVVVLGGLISGFLIFKFAPEAEGHGTDAAIDAYHNKEGNIRPRVIFLKTIASAITIGSGGSAGREGPTALISAGIGSLIGKVLHLNVQDKRIIVAIGIGAGIGTIFKAPIGGAILAAEVLYKRDLQSEIIYPAIVASAIGYSIFGSFVGFEPIFGFYKSPFNPLRLPFYVILGVVCGYIAILYPKTFYYVKDKFTKLNINNIYKPAIGGFVSGLISLAFPEVMGVGYGWLQLLINGKFSIFPSFGLPVLVIFLLMPFIKIIATAFTIGSGGSGGVFAPGMFIGASIGVSLGIIFHYLFPALVSQYNIGAFVIVGMLALFGAAGKVPIAVTLMVVEMTGSLQLLPALMIAVSISYLISGSTTIYKSQVNTQKDSPAHFGEFNIPFLERLKISDIGMYRKIAVNTKDSIETAKDLMFKNYFSSLPVVDNDKFVGTVYLYDIINETNKTIKGFVKLGTASATCSTTLEDAWKLMSANKTTWLPIVENSQFLGIVSFADISDIYSKKLKELNLENK; this is encoded by the coding sequence ATGAGTAATTTTAGTGTAATAAAGATTCAATTTTACAAATTAACTAAAGGTTTGGGCTTTTTAATTTCAAGTCAGTCTCATTTTTTGAAGTGGCTTATTTTGGGAGCTATAGTTGGCATTGTTGCGGGTTTTGGTGCTTTAGTATTTTACTATAGCATAAAGCTTGCTGAATGGTTTTTTTTGCACTATTTATTGGGTGCTGTATTGCCACTGCCAAAAGGTGAGGGTGTCAGCGAAGTTTTTGTAATAAAGCGAACTTTTTTAATACCTTTTGTAGTGGTTTTAGGTGGTTTAATATCAGGTTTTTTAATATTTAAGTTCGCACCCGAAGCAGAAGGGCACGGTACGGATGCGGCAATTGATGCTTACCATAACAAAGAGGGCAATATTAGACCTCGCGTGATTTTTTTAAAGACCATAGCTTCTGCTATAACAATTGGCTCTGGTGGGTCAGCCGGCAGAGAAGGGCCAACTGCTTTAATTTCTGCTGGTATTGGTTCGTTGATTGGTAAAGTTTTACACCTTAATGTGCAAGATAAGAGAATAATTGTCGCAATTGGGATTGGTGCAGGTATTGGCACAATTTTTAAAGCTCCAATAGGCGGTGCAATCTTGGCTGCTGAAGTGCTTTACAAGAGGGATTTGCAATCCGAAATTATTTACCCGGCTATTGTTGCAAGCGCTATAGGATACTCTATATTTGGAAGTTTTGTTGGATTTGAACCAATTTTTGGGTTTTACAAATCGCCCTTTAACCCGCTTAGGTTACCTTTCTATGTTATTTTAGGGGTTGTTTGTGGCTATATTGCAATATTATACCCAAAAACATTCTATTATGTAAAAGATAAGTTTACAAAACTAAATATTAACAACATATATAAACCGGCGATCGGTGGATTTGTAAGTGGTTTGATATCTTTAGCTTTCCCTGAAGTTATGGGTGTGGGGTATGGTTGGCTTCAATTGCTTATAAACGGAAAATTTAGTATATTCCCTTCATTTGGTTTGCCTGTTTTGGTGATTTTTTTATTAATGCCTTTTATAAAAATTATAGCTACTGCGTTCACAATTGGCTCTGGCGGCTCGGGTGGTGTGTTTGCACCTGGTATGTTTATAGGTGCATCTATTGGTGTTAGCCTAGGAATTATTTTTCATTATTTATTTCCTGCACTTGTTAGCCAGTACAATATTGGGGCATTTGTTATTGTTGGTATGTTAGCATTATTTGGTGCTGCCGGTAAAGTGCCCATTGCTGTTACATTAATGGTTGTAGAAATGACGGGTAGCTTGCAGCTTCTGCCAGCTTTAATGATAGCAGTATCTATATCTTACCTAATATCTGGAAGCACTACTATATACAAATCTCAAGTGAATACACAAAAAGACTCGCCGGCGCATTTTGGCGAATTTAATATTCCATTTTTAGAAAGATTAAAAATATCAGATATTGGAATGTATAGAAAAATTGCTGTGAATACAAAAGATAGCATAGAAACTGCAAAAGATTTGATGTTTAAAAATTACTTTTCTTCTTTGCCTGTTGTGGATAATGATAAGTTTGTTGGAACTGTATATTTGTACGATATCATAAATGAAACCAATAAGACAATAAAAGGTTTTGTAAAACTAGGAACAGCATCTGCTACTTGTTCAACTACTTTAGAAGATGCATGGAAATTAATGAGTGCAAATAAAACCACTTGGCTTCCTATTGTTGAAAACTCTCAATTTTTAGGTATTGTGAGTTTTGCTGACATATCTGATATTTACAGCAAAAAGTTAAAGGAGCTTAATTTAGAAAACAAATGA
- a CDS encoding respiratory chain complex I subunit 1 family protein, whose amino-acid sequence MLVFLSILQLLYVIALSPLAIGILNFFDERLSSRGGPSIFQEYYNIFKYFKKQSIYPSTASDFFSYVPYITFAMYLFLTLVLPIITAFPLTFGPVVDFVGGGLVFGAASTLIKLASLDSKNNYSILGASRASSIGIFTEPIILLIFIMFGVISGTNNPYVINNILQTSTSWFFSLVHLFIAIAFFFVLIIETGQLPIESHTPNELGSIDSLMSQEYSGRELALVKWGSYAKSFILMNVFLNVYTFPFFVPMKLNLLSVFIYMFINFFKITVLLAVFAIINNIVSKYRLFKIFDYIAIAFSFALMAMLVFYIVNGG is encoded by the coding sequence ATGCTGGTTTTTTTGAGTATTTTACAATTGCTATATGTCATTGCCTTATCACCACTTGCTATTGGCATATTAAATTTTTTTGATGAAAGATTGTCTTCAAGAGGCGGTCCCTCTATATTTCAAGAATATTACAATATATTTAAGTATTTTAAAAAGCAAAGCATCTACCCAAGCACTGCTTCAGATTTTTTTTCTTATGTGCCGTACATTACATTTGCAATGTACCTATTTTTAACCTTAGTATTGCCTATAATTACAGCTTTCCCTCTAACATTTGGACCTGTTGTTGATTTTGTTGGTGGCGGGTTGGTATTTGGTGCTGCTTCCACTTTAATAAAATTAGCTTCTTTAGATTCTAAAAACAACTATTCCATTTTAGGCGCCTCAAGAGCTTCAAGCATAGGAATATTCACAGAACCTATTATACTTTTGATTTTTATTATGTTTGGTGTTATATCTGGCACGAATAACCCCTATGTAATTAACAATATTCTGCAGACATCAACAAGCTGGTTTTTTTCTTTAGTCCATTTGTTTATTGCTATAGCATTTTTCTTTGTTTTGATAATTGAAACAGGACAATTGCCCATTGAGAGCCACACACCAAACGAGCTTGGATCTATTGATAGTCTTATGAGTCAAGAATACTCAGGAAGAGAATTAGCTCTTGTGAAATGGGGAAGCTATGCAAAATCATTTATTTTAATGAATGTTTTTTTGAATGTTTATACATTTCCATTTTTTGTACCTATGAAGCTAAACCTCTTGTCTGTATTTATTTATATGTTTATAAATTTCTTTAAAATTACTGTATTGTTGGCAGTTTTTGCCATAATAAACAATATAGTTTCAAAATACAGGTTATTTAAGATTTTTGACTATATTGCCATAGCTTTTAGCTTTGCTTTGATGGCTATGCTGGTATTTTATATCGTAAATGGAGGATAA
- a CDS encoding hydrogenase 4 membrane component (E)-like protein yields MHSEIFVLVGFLEIVLSIFMQWQTYILSNIKTFAIQSWILGIFLMYFGLFNGNLSMIILSLLTIITRAVFIPLYLSNTINKQTFRARENKHRVSVSLSILTSVLLAIFSYILYSLVLFEFGKSLISIPITLMLQGTFLIISRSNAYAQLIGYLVMENSIFLLSYLFSGLPFIVEAGIILDILGVVMIGGILMKIRDEDIQKEEELYG; encoded by the coding sequence ATGCACAGCGAAATATTTGTATTGGTGGGTTTTTTGGAAATTGTACTTTCAATTTTTATGCAGTGGCAAACATACATACTGAGCAACATCAAAACATTCGCCATACAGTCCTGGATTTTAGGCATCTTTTTGATGTACTTTGGTTTATTTAATGGCAACCTTTCAATGATTATTCTATCATTGTTAACAATTATTACAAGGGCGGTTTTTATACCTTTGTACTTAAGTAATACCATAAATAAACAAACATTCCGAGCAAGAGAAAATAAACATAGGGTCAGTGTTAGTCTTTCTATATTAACATCTGTTCTGCTGGCTATATTTAGTTATATCCTCTACTCTTTAGTATTATTCGAGTTTGGTAAATCCCTAATTTCTATTCCTATTACACTTATGCTACAGGGTACATTTTTAATAATTTCGCGCTCAAATGCCTATGCACAGCTAATTGGCTATCTCGTAATGGAAAATTCTATTTTTTTATTGTCATATTTGTTTAGCGGACTGCCATTTATTGTAGAAGCAGGCATCATTTTAGACATCCTGGGCGTTGTTATGATTGGAGGGATACTGATGAAAATACGTGATGAAGATATTCAAAAAGAGGAGGAACTTTACGGATGA